The Rhinoderma darwinii isolate aRhiDar2 chromosome 11, aRhiDar2.hap1, whole genome shotgun sequence genome window below encodes:
- the NDUFV1 gene encoding NADH dehydrogenase [ubiquinone] flavoprotein 1, mitochondrial isoform X2: MFAGRLKIFRWGPAFSGYATAPKKTKFGPLSDEDRIFTNLYGRHDWRLKGAMSRGDWYKTKEILLKGVDWILGEVKASGLRGRGGAGFPTGLKWSFMNKPSDGRPKYLVVNADEGEPGTCKDREIMRHDPHKLVEGCLVAGRSMGARAAYIYIRGEFYNEASNLQVAVREAYAAGLIGRNACDSGYDFDVFVVRGAGAYICGEETALIESIEGKQGKPRLKPPFPADVGVFGCPTTVANVETVSVAPTICRRGGSWFVGFGRERNSGTKLFNISGHVNSPCTVEEEMSIPLKELIERHAGGVIGGWDNLLAVIPGGSSTPLIPQSVCDDVLMDFDALVQAQTGLGTAAVIVMNKSTDIVRAIARLIEFYKHESCGQCTPCREGVDWMNKVMWRMCQGNARADEIDMLWEISKQIEGHTICALGDGAAWPVQGLIRHFRPVLEERIKQFHAAKRQQTSS; this comes from the exons ATGTTTGCCGGAAGGTTAAAGATTTTTCGATGGGGTCCGGCCTTTTCCGGTTACGCCACT GCACCAAAAAAGACAAAGTTTGGGCCGCTGAGCGATGAAGATCGAATTTTCACCAATCTGTATGGTCGTCACGACTGGAG GTTGAAGGGCGCTATGAGCCGCGGTGACTGGTACAAGACCAAGGAAATTCTTCTAAAAGGAGTTGATTGGATATTGGGGGAGGTCAAAGCTTCAGGCCTGCGTGGAAGAGGTGGTGCCGGTTTCCCAACAGGCCTGAAATGGAGCTTCATGAACAAGCCATCTGATGGACG ccCAAAGTATCTTGTGGTCAATGCAGATGAGGGGGAGCCAGGGACCTGTAAGGATCGGGAGATCATGAGGCATGATCCCCACAAGTTGGTAGAGGGATGTCTGGTGGCGGGTCGCAGCATGGGGGCACGAGCTGCCTACATCTACATCCGAGGAGAGTTCTACAACGAGGCCTCAAACCTTCAG GTGGCGGTCCGGGAAGCCTACGCTGCAGGTCTGATCGGACGCAACGCCTGTGACTCTGGATATGACTTTGATGTGTTTGTGGTGAGAGGAGCCGGGGCTTATATTTGTGGAGAAGAGACGGCTCTGATTGAGAGCATCGAAGGAAAGCAGGGAAAGCCTCGCCTCAAGCCGCCGTTCCCTGCGGATGTTG GTGTTTTTGGCTGCCCGACCACAGTCGCTAATGTAGAGACGGTTTCCGTGGCCCCCACTATCTGCCGCCGTGGCGGATCCTGGTTCGTCGGCTTTGGCCGGGAGAGGAATTCTGGAACCAAATTGTTTAACATCTCTGGACATGTGAACAGCCCATGCACCGTAGAGGAGGAGATGTCCATCCCACTGAAAGAGCTCATAGAGAGACATGCAG GCGGTGTCATTGGTGGCTGGGACAACCTGCTTGCCGTAATCCCAGGCGGTTCCTCCACTCCTCTCATCCCCCAATCCGTGTGTGACGACGTCCTCATGGACTTTGATGCTTTGGTTCAGGCGCAGACCGGCCTGGGCACGGCGGCGGTCATCGTAATGAATAAATCG ACGGATATTGTTCGGGCCATTGCGCGTCTCATCGAGTTCTATAAACATGAAAGTTGTGGTCAGTGCACCCCCTGCAGGGAAG GCGTTGACTGGATGAACAAAGTCATGTGGCGAATGTGTCAAGGGAACGCCCGTGCAGATGAAATCGACATGTTGTGGGAAATCAGCAAGCAGATCGAGGGCCACACTATCTGCGCTCTGGGGGACGGAGCCGCCTGGCCTGTGCAG GGTTTGATCCGCCATTTCCGGCCCGTGTTGGAGGAACGTATAAAACAGTTTCATGCCGCCAAGAGGCAGCAGACCAGCAGCTGA
- the NDUFV1 gene encoding NADH dehydrogenase [ubiquinone] flavoprotein 1, mitochondrial isoform X1, translated as MMLSLRQILRSSLPSPAPAVSLIRFNSTTPEQAPKKTKFGPLSDEDRIFTNLYGRHDWRLKGAMSRGDWYKTKEILLKGVDWILGEVKASGLRGRGGAGFPTGLKWSFMNKPSDGRPKYLVVNADEGEPGTCKDREIMRHDPHKLVEGCLVAGRSMGARAAYIYIRGEFYNEASNLQVAVREAYAAGLIGRNACDSGYDFDVFVVRGAGAYICGEETALIESIEGKQGKPRLKPPFPADVGVFGCPTTVANVETVSVAPTICRRGGSWFVGFGRERNSGTKLFNISGHVNSPCTVEEEMSIPLKELIERHAGGVIGGWDNLLAVIPGGSSTPLIPQSVCDDVLMDFDALVQAQTGLGTAAVIVMNKSTDIVRAIARLIEFYKHESCGQCTPCREGVDWMNKVMWRMCQGNARADEIDMLWEISKQIEGHTICALGDGAAWPVQGLIRHFRPVLEERIKQFHAAKRQQTSS; from the exons ATGATGCTGTCTCTCCGACAAATCCTGCGCTCGTCCCTCCCCTCCCCTGCACCCGCTGTGTCGTTAATCAGATTTAACTCTACAACACCTGAACAG GCACCAAAAAAGACAAAGTTTGGGCCGCTGAGCGATGAAGATCGAATTTTCACCAATCTGTATGGTCGTCACGACTGGAG GTTGAAGGGCGCTATGAGCCGCGGTGACTGGTACAAGACCAAGGAAATTCTTCTAAAAGGAGTTGATTGGATATTGGGGGAGGTCAAAGCTTCAGGCCTGCGTGGAAGAGGTGGTGCCGGTTTCCCAACAGGCCTGAAATGGAGCTTCATGAACAAGCCATCTGATGGACG ccCAAAGTATCTTGTGGTCAATGCAGATGAGGGGGAGCCAGGGACCTGTAAGGATCGGGAGATCATGAGGCATGATCCCCACAAGTTGGTAGAGGGATGTCTGGTGGCGGGTCGCAGCATGGGGGCACGAGCTGCCTACATCTACATCCGAGGAGAGTTCTACAACGAGGCCTCAAACCTTCAG GTGGCGGTCCGGGAAGCCTACGCTGCAGGTCTGATCGGACGCAACGCCTGTGACTCTGGATATGACTTTGATGTGTTTGTGGTGAGAGGAGCCGGGGCTTATATTTGTGGAGAAGAGACGGCTCTGATTGAGAGCATCGAAGGAAAGCAGGGAAAGCCTCGCCTCAAGCCGCCGTTCCCTGCGGATGTTG GTGTTTTTGGCTGCCCGACCACAGTCGCTAATGTAGAGACGGTTTCCGTGGCCCCCACTATCTGCCGCCGTGGCGGATCCTGGTTCGTCGGCTTTGGCCGGGAGAGGAATTCTGGAACCAAATTGTTTAACATCTCTGGACATGTGAACAGCCCATGCACCGTAGAGGAGGAGATGTCCATCCCACTGAAAGAGCTCATAGAGAGACATGCAG GCGGTGTCATTGGTGGCTGGGACAACCTGCTTGCCGTAATCCCAGGCGGTTCCTCCACTCCTCTCATCCCCCAATCCGTGTGTGACGACGTCCTCATGGACTTTGATGCTTTGGTTCAGGCGCAGACCGGCCTGGGCACGGCGGCGGTCATCGTAATGAATAAATCG ACGGATATTGTTCGGGCCATTGCGCGTCTCATCGAGTTCTATAAACATGAAAGTTGTGGTCAGTGCACCCCCTGCAGGGAAG GCGTTGACTGGATGAACAAAGTCATGTGGCGAATGTGTCAAGGGAACGCCCGTGCAGATGAAATCGACATGTTGTGGGAAATCAGCAAGCAGATCGAGGGCCACACTATCTGCGCTCTGGGGGACGGAGCCGCCTGGCCTGTGCAG GGTTTGATCCGCCATTTCCGGCCCGTGTTGGAGGAACGTATAAAACAGTTTCATGCCGCCAAGAGGCAGCAGACCAGCAGCTGA
- the NUDT8 gene encoding mitochondrial coenzyme A diphosphatase NUDT8, whose translation MFLRPALFSRSLCTKDFQPLPNEVLTNETEQRCRQILARNPLPQKVSAGVLVTLCTSQGAPAFLYTLRSSKLKGRHKGDVSFPGGKCDLSDRDVTDTALREAQEELGVRLSRSTVWGPMKPITDWTGMVIVPVLANIGCLDDLAANPNPAEVESLLTLPLSLACASSTRGYTSFRQRGRYAYTLPVFRLPEHKVWGLTAMMTDSALSLLFPGSYCSVLSGSGTR comes from the exons ATGTTTTTGCGTCCGGCCCTTTTCAGCCGTAGTCTTTGCACGAAGGACTTCCAGCCTCTTCCTAATGAAGTCCTGACCAATGAGACAGAGCAGCGGTGCCGTCAGATCCTGGCCAGGAACCCCCTGCCGCAGAAAGTGTCCGCAGGTGTGCTGGTGACATTATGCACCTCCCAGGGTGCTCCTGCTTTTCTCTACACCCTGAGGTCCTCCAAGCTGAAAGGCAGACATAAGGGAGACGTGAG cttcccaggtgGCAAGTGCGATTTATCAGATCGAGATGTGACCGATACAGCATTAAGGGAAGCACAGGAGGAACTCGGGGTAAGACTGTCTCGCAGCACAGTCTGGGGCCCAATGAAGCCCATCACAGACTGG ACCGGCATGGTTATAGTGCCCGTCCTAGCAAATATAGGATGTCTGGACGATCTGGCAGCGAATCCCAACCCAGCAGAG GTGGAATCGCTCCTCACTCTTCCACTTTCACTGGCATGTGCGAGCTCCACTCGTGGTTACACATCTTTCCGCCAGCGGGGGCGCTATGCCTACACTCTACCAGTCTTTCGACTACCAGAACACAAGGTGTGGGGGCTTACAGCCATGATGACGGACTCTGCCCTATCCCTGTTGTTCCCTGGCTCGTATTGCAGTGTCCTCAGTGGCTCTGGAACGCGGTGA